In a genomic window of Seriola aureovittata isolate HTS-2021-v1 ecotype China chromosome 11, ASM2101889v1, whole genome shotgun sequence:
- the fer1l6 gene encoding fer-1-like protein 6, with amino-acid sequence MSDTDSAAGMDPKLSKAKLMFGLKMKKKKKKKKVNTDLVLANKGAVDSEAEVPSEESPLLEGENTEDQAGSSAVRTRIIPHNKRSKLKTRVQESEWKPQSFQISINITEARQLVGENIDPSVVIEIGDEKKQTSVKEGTNAPFYNEYFVFDFFAHKEVFFDKVIKLTVMHSKMLRSFCIGSFKLDVWTVYKQPGHQFVNKWAMLTNPGDISTGVKGYVKCDISVSAKGDSVQPGPKTSDAEEQIDKNLLIPEGFPSERPWARFCVKVYRAEGLPRNNSSIMANVTKAFIGDNTALIDPYVVVSFFKQVGRTSTQKSTADPVWNEQIVFTEMFPPLCQRLKIQVWDEGSMSDVAIGTHYFDLRRISNEQDGDRGFLPTFGPAWINIYGSARNFSLGDDTVELNEGIGEGVSYRGRVYMELAVEILSGGTGSESKLIRMIKPAKDTKAGKAGGKDGKTVAGGGAGGAAGGAADDDKGKALAAEVLPVESPSVLDADKETFLLFGVLFEAAVIDRKIGDKPISFEFSLGNYGNTLEPTGQPSHSASPAVPRRRRALDVPESSDILGSSPLSSPPNSPSSPLLPRDLQDTASKSTTCPEKPLIVEGNRHYMHLPLEKQKPCINVLSYWEDRAYRLYNSNMLESIAVLFEEGVAIAAELHRKSDPGAENMLKTILKEFCMDARSFIAAAEAKLKAELKSSYLTQLDKKRLTMCTQELDGMIEEAQSLGERKRKAGGVKEMLLDATKLTQRLRFLVQEPQHTVPDVFVWLLSNNKRVAYARVRARDLLFSSSQEARGIHCGKIITLFLKPPGKRVAGLSVQAKLDVYLWFGTCSDSRHMLDDLPAGFTPTRGGADSNSPPTHLLCTEQHRFQLRCHMYQARGLIAADSSGLSDPFARVTYLSHSQTTNIISQTLSPTWNQCLPMGRLLLSGDLQYIQQEPPRILIEVYDDDALGKAEYLGATVAVPEVRLSSDSYSPPTLQYSPLHCGSQPGGDLLAAFELLQIPESGEQNLPPLEEEEGGIYTVPANIRPVLSTYRLEVLFWGLRELKKVQLLSVDRPQVFIECAGKTLRSSVIQKYKSNPNFSTLVDAIELELPENEHLHPPLSITVVDWRAFGRSTLVGNHIINNLKAFKYTPPPALPAPVQTHPPPKVTYTAEPAPTPEPQSAEGQPQHAGETSSTVALTNQDFLITIDDEAPPPAPPTPKQEPRKKKESGMRSTHRSTKRRRRTIADESAECVIDWWSKYYASVEKQVKQRDGSPFPQVFEKASPFHSLLSDGIDSLVSSHSDGDKKKKQKGKGTLEPNVGLATKLATLKLYNRELEAEFGPFDDWVNTYELFRGKAGEEDGPSDERFVGKFKGRFCLYKLTEDEAEDWDETADTGHFKVSRGIPPNGPVQVLIRVYIVSASNLHPADSDGKADPYIVVRLGKNEIKDRDNYIPKQLNPVFGRSFEMQATFPQESLLSVLIYDYDLVGGDDLIGETRIDLENRFYSRHRATCGLPTEYSLDGYNAWRDCLKPSELLSKLCRENGLDGPHFRPGRITVAEKVFTGKTLFMHEDQPVESYEHLSLKILHRWAEMPDVGCKLVPEHIETRTLFHKARPGMDQGQVQMWVDLFPMDLPHPGPSVDISPRKPKGYELRIIIWNTEDVILEDSNFLTGQQSSDIYVKGWLKGLEDDRQETDVHYNSLTGEGNFNWRFVFPFSYLPAEKVIVVRKRENIFSLDKTEQKLPAILILQVWDFETLSSDDFLGTVELDLHGFTRGAKTAKSCKADMLTDGTEKISIFQQKRARGWWPFSKSGELTGKVEAEFHLVTAEEAEKNPVGKARKEPEPLPKPNRPDTSFSWFVNPFKCFFHLVWRSYKKYIIIALLLLITLLFLALLFYTLPGAISNKIVEG; translated from the exons ATGAGTGACACCGACTCCGCCGCAGGAATGGACCCCAAACTGAG TAAGGCCAAGCTGATGTTTGGCctgaaaatgaagaagaagaagaagaagaagaaggtcaACACAGACCTGGTCCTGGCAAACAAGGGAGCTGTGG ACAGTGAAGCAGAAGTGCCGTCAGAAGAGTCTCCCCTGCTGGAAGGAGAAAACACTGAGGATCAAGCAGGAAGCTCTGCAGTCAGAACCAGAATAATACCACACAACAAGAG GTCCAAACTGAAAACTCGCGTCCAGGAGAGTGAATGGAAACCACAGAGCTTCCAG ATTTCCATTAACATCACTGAGGCCAGGCAGCTGGTGGGGGAGAACATCGACCCCAGTGTGGTGATCGAGATCGGTGATGAGAAGAAACAGACGTCAGTCAAAGAAGGAACCAACGCTCCTTTTTACAATGAG TATTTCGTGTTTGACTTCTTCGCCCACAAAGAGGTCTTCTTCGACAAAGTTATCAAGCTCACG gtgaTGCACTCTAAGATGCTGCGGAGTTTCTGTATCGGCTCCTTTAAGCTGGATGTGTGGACAGTCTACAAACAGCCAG GTCACCAGTTTGTCAATAAGTGGGCCATGCTGACCAATCCTGGTGACATCAGCACTGGGGTCAAAGGTTATGTCAAGTGTGACATCAGCGTCTCAGCAAAAGGAGACTCCGTGCAACCCGGTCCAAAAACGAGTGATGCTGAAGAGCAGATAGATAA GAACCTGCTGATACCAGAGGGTTTTCCCTCCGAACGACCCTGGGCCCGTTTCTGTGTGAAGGTGTATCGCGCTGAAGGTCTTCCCCGGAACAACTCCAGCATCATGGCCAACGTCACCAAGGCCTTCATAGGAGATAACACGGCACTCATAGACCCATACGTAGTGGTCAGCTTCTTCAAACAAGTG GGTCGCACATCCACTCAGAAGTCCACAGCAGACCCGGTGTGGAACGAGCAGATTGTCTTCACGgagatgtttcctcctctgtgtcagaGACTGAAGATCCAG GTCTGGGATGAGGGAAGCatgagtgatgttgccataggAACCCATTACTTTGACCTGAGACGCATCTCCAACGAACAGGATGGTGACAGAG gGTTTTTACCAACCTTCGGTCCCGCTTGGATCAACATTTACGGCTCGGCCCGAAACTTTTCATTAGGCGACGACACTGTGGAGCTGAACGAGGGCATCGGAGAGGGCGTGTCATACAG GGGGCGGGTCTACATGGAGCTGGCAGTGGAGATCCTATCAGGAGGGACGGGTTCGGAGTCCAAACTCATTCGAATGATCAAGCCCGCGAAGGACACTAAAGCAGGAAAGGCCGGAGGGAAGGATGGGAAGACTGttgcaggaggaggagcgggaggagcagcaggaggagccgCTGATGACGACAAAGGGAAAGCTTTGGCTGCAGAGGTCCTGCCTGTGGAATCTCCCTCTGTG CTGGATGCCGACAAGGAGACCTTcctgctgtttggtgttttgtttgaagCCGCCGTGATTGACAGAAAGATTGGAGACAAACCAATCAGCTTCGAGTTCTCCCTGG gtAACTACGGTAACACCTTAGAGCCGACGGGCCAGCCCAGCCACAGCGCCAGTCCTGCTGTCCCTCGGAGGAGAAGAGCACTGGACGTCCCAGAAAGCAGTGACATCCTCGGCTCCTCCCCTCTCAGCTCCCCCCCGAACTCCCCGTCTTCCCCCCTCCTACCCAGAGACCTTCAGGACACTGCCTCCAAGTCCACCACCTGTCCTGAAAAACCGCTCATCGTCGAAGGAAACAG gCACTACATGCATCTGCCCCTGGAGAAGCAGAAGCCGTGTATTAATGTGCTGAGTTACTGGGAGGACAGAGCTTACAGACTCTACAACTCGAATATGCTGGAGAGCATAGCTGTTCTGttt GAAGAGGGCGTGGCCATTGCAGCAGAGCTACACAGGAAGTCAGATCCTGGGGCGGAGAATATGCTCAAAACCATCCTTAAAGAATTCTGTATGGATGCCAG gAGTTtcatagcagcagcagaggccaagCTGAAGGCGGAGCTAAAGTCCAGTTACCTGACACAGCTGGACAAGAAACGCCTCACCATGTGTACACAGGAGCTG GATGGTATGATAGAAGAGGCCCAGTCTTtgggagaaaggaagagaaaagctGGTGGAGTGAAAGAAATGCTGCTGGACGCAACAAAACTCACACAAAGACTACGCTTTCTTGTGCAGGAG ccccAGCACACAGTACCTGACGTGTTTGTGTGGTTGCTAAGCAATAACAAGCGTGTTGCGTACGCCCGGGTCCGAGCCAGAGACCTGCTGTTCTCCAGCAGCCAGGAGGCCCGAGGGATCCACTGCGGCAAGATAATAACACTGTTCCTGAAG CCTCCAGGGAAGCGTGTTGCCGGCTTGTCAGTCCAAGCAAAGCTGGATGTGTATCTGTGGTTTGGAACCTGTTCAGACTCCCGCCACATGCTGGACGACCTGCCTGCAGGATTCACTCCGACCAGAGGGGGCGCTGATTCCAACAGCCCTCCCACACACCTGCTCTGCACAG agCAGCATCGGTTCCAGCTGAGGTGCCACATGTATCAGGCTCGTGGTCTGATCGCTGCCGACAGCTCCGGCCTGTCCGACCCTTTCGCTCGCGTCACCTACCTGTCACACAGCCAAACCACCAAT ATTATCAGTCAGACTCTCAGTCCTACATGGAACCAGTGTTTGCCGATGGGTCGTCTGCTGCTGAGTGGAGATCTGCAGTACATCCAGCAGGAGCCGCCACGCATCCTCATCGAGGTGTACGACGACGACGCACTG GGCAAGGCAGAGTACCTGGGAGCCACAGTAGCAGTGCCTGAGGTTCGGTTGTCCTCTGACAGCTACTCGCCTCCAACACTGCAATACAGCCCCCTGCACTGCGGCAGCCAGCCAGGAGGAGACCTGCTGGCTGCATTTGAACTGCTGCAG ATCCCAGAGTCTGGAGAGCAGAATCTGCCGCcgctggaggaagaggaaggaggcaTCTACACGGTTCCTGCCAACATCAGACCCGTTCTCAGCACCTACAGGCTGGAG GTTTTATTCTGGGGCCTGAGGGAGCTGAAGAAGGTTCAGCTCCTGTCTGTCGATCGCCCACAG GTCTTTATTGAGTGTGCAGGTAAAACTTTGCGTTCCTCCGTCATTCAGAAGTACAAGTCCAACCCAAACTTCAGTACGCTGGTTGATGCCATAGAGCTG GAGTTACCAGAGAACGAacacctccaccctcctctcaGTATCACTGTCGTGGACTGGCGGGCCTTCGGTCGCAGCACGCTGGTCGGGAACCACATCATCAACAACCTCAAGGCCTTCAAATACACTCCGCCTCCGGCCCTGCCTGCTCCCGTACAGACACACCCACCACCCAAAGTCACATACACCGCTGAACCTGCACCGACGCCAGAGCCGCAGAGCGCTGAGG GACAGCCACAGCATGCTGGAGAGACCAGCTCCACTGTGGCACTAACAAATCAGGATTTCCTTATCACTATTGATGATGAAGCCCCGCCTCCAGCCCCGCCCACTCCTAAGCAAGAACCCAGGAAGAAAAAG GAGAGCGGCATGAGGAGCACCCACCGATCCACCAAGCGGAGGAGGCGGACCATCGCTGACGAATCGGCAGAGTGTGTTATCGACTGGTGGTCCAAATACTACGCGTCTGTAGAGAAGCAG GTCAAACAGAGGGACGGCTCCCCGTTCCCCCAGGTCTTTGAAAAAG CTTCGCCGTTCCACAGTTTGCTCAGCGATGGAATAGACTCTCTGG TCAGCTCCCACTCGGACggagacaagaagaaaaagcagaaaggaaaaggaaCTCTGGAGCCGAATGTTGGTCTGGCCACTAAACTAGCCACACTCAAG CTGTACAACAGGGAGCTGGAGGCGGAGTTCGGGCCGTTCGATGACTGGGTGAACACCTACGAGCTGTTTAGAGGGAAAGCCGGTGAGGAAGATGGGCCGAGTGATGAGAGGTTTGTCGGCAAATTTAAG GGGAGATTCTGCCTGTACAAGCTTACCGAGGACGAGGCAGAGGACTGGGATGAAACCGCAGACACGGGACACTTCAAAGTCAGCAGAGGAATCCCTCCCAACGGCCCGGTCCAAGTCCTCATACGGGTTTACATAGTCTCT GCGTCCAACCTGCACCCAGCTGACTCGGATGGGAAGGCGGACCCCTACATTGTGGTTCGCCTCggcaaaaatgaaatcaaagacagagacaactACATTCCTAAACAGCTCAATCCCGTGTTTGGAAG GTCTTTTGAGATGCAGGCGACCTTCCCTCAGGAGTCTCTGCTGTCAGTGCTGATCTACGACTACGACCTGGTGGGAGGGGACGACCTGATCGGAGAGACTCGCATTGACCTGGAGAACCGGTTCTACAGCCGACACAGAGCCACCTGCGGACTCCCCACCGAGTACAGTCT tgatggTTATAATGCctggagagactgtctgaagcCGTCGGAGCTGTTGTCTAAGCTTTGCAGAGAAAACGGATTGGACGGTCCTCATTTCAGACCAGGACGCATCACTGTGGCAGAAAAAGTCTTCACTGGCAAAACACTCTTCATGCATGAAG ACCAGCCGGTGGAGTCCTATGAGCACTTGTCTCTGAAGATCCTGCACCGCTGGGCAGAGATGCCAGATGTGGGATGTAAGCTGGTACCAGAACACATCGAGACCAGAACTCTGTTCCACAAGGCCCGGCCCGGCATGGACCAG gGTCAGGTACAGATGTGGGTTGACTTGTTTCCCATGGATTTGCCTCATCCTGGACCTTCAGTGGACATTTCACCTCGGAAACCAAAAGG gtacgAGCTGCGAATCATCATCTGGAACACAGAGGATGTGATTCTGGAGGACAGTAACTTCCTGACTGGTCAACAGTCCAGTGATATCTATGTCAAGGG ctgGTTGAAAGGTTTAGAGGACGACCGACAAGAGACTGATGTTCACTACAACTCTCTGACTGGAGAAGGAAACTTCAACTGGCGCTTTGTCTTCCCCTTCAGCTACCTGCCTGCTGAAAAG gtgatagtggtgagaaaaagagagaacattTTCTCTCTGGATAAAACAGAGCAGAAGCTTCCTGCCATCCTTATTCTGCAGGTCTGGGACTTTGAGACACTGTCCTCTGATGACTTCCTAG gcactGTGGAGTTGGACCTCCATGGTTTCACTCGTGGGGCAAAGACGGCCAAGTCCTGTAAGGCAGACATGTTGACGGATGGGACAGAGAAAATCTCCATATTCCAACAGAAGAGAGCGAGAGGCTGGTGGCCCTTCAGCAAATCTGGAGAGCTGACT GGGAAGGTGGAGGCGGAGTTTCACCTTGTAACTGCTGAGGAGGCGGAGAAAAATCCTGTCGGCAAAGCCCGCAAGGAGCCGGAGCCACTTCCAAAACCAAA tcGTCCAGACACATCCTTCTCCTGGTTCGTCAACCCATTCAAGTGTTTCTTCCACCTAGTGTGGAGAAGCTACAAGAAGTACATCATCATCGCCCTGCTCCTGCTCATCACACTGCTGTTCCTCGCCCTGCTCTTCTACACACTGCCAGGAGCCATCTCTAACAAGATAGTGGAAGGATAA